The Streptomyces sp. NBC_00597 DNA segment CTCGCGGAGAAGGTCTGGGACGACCATGTCGTCCGGCGCGCCGAGGGCGAGCCCGACCTCCTCTTCATTGATCTGCACCTGCTGCACGAGGTGACCAGCCCCCAGGCCTTCGAGGGCCTGCGGCAGGCCGGCCGCAAGGTCAGGCGGCTCGACCTCACCATCGCCACCGAGGACCACAACACCCCCACCCTCGACATCGACAAGCCCATCGCGGACCCGGTCTCCCGGGCTCAGCTGGAGACGCTGCGCAAGAACTGCGCCGAGTTCGGCGTGCGCCTGCACTCCCTGGGCGATGTCGAGCAGGGCGTCGTCCACGTGGTGGGACCGCAGCTGGGCCTGACCCAGCCGGGCACCACGGTGGTCTGCGGTGACTCCCACACCTCCACGCACGGCGCCTTCGGCGCGCTCGCCTTCGGCATCGGCACGAGCCAGGTCGAGCACGTGCTGGCCACCCAGACGCTGCCGCTGGCCCGCCCGAAGACGATGGCCATCACCGTCACCGGTGCGCTGGCCGAGGGCGTCACCGCCAAGGACCTGATCCTGGCGATCATCGCGAAGATCGGCACCGGTGGCGGCCAGGGATACATCCTGGAATACCGCGGCGAAGCCATCGAGAAGCTCTCGATGGAAGCGCGGATGACCATCTGCAACATGTCGATCGAGGCCGGCGCCCGCGCGGGCATGATCGCCCCCGACCAGACCACCTTCGACTACCTCCAGGGCCGCGACCACGCCCCGGTGGGCGAGGACTGGGACGCGGCGGTCGCGTACTGGCAGACCCTGCGCACCGACGAGGACGCGGCCTTCGATGCCGAGGTCGTCATCGACGGCGCCGCGCTGTCGCCGTTCGTCACCTGGGGCACCAACCCGGGCCAGGGCGCGCCGCTGTCGGCCAACGTCCCCGACCCCGCTTCGTACGAGGACGCTTCGGAGCGCCTGGCCGCCGAAAAGGCCCTGGAGTACATGGGGTTGACCGCGGGGCAGCCGCTGCGCGACATCAAGGTCGACACCGTCTTCGTAGGTTCGTGCACCAACGGCCGCATCGAGGACCTGCGCGCCGTCGCCGGCATCATCGGCGGCCGCAAAGTCGCCGACGGCGTACGGATGCTGGTCGTCCCGGGCTCCGTCCGCGTCGCCCTGCAGGCCGTGGAAGAGGGCCTGGACAAGGTCTTCAAGGAGGCCGGCGCCGAATGGCGGCACGCGGGCTGCTCGATGTGCCTGGGCATGAACCCCGACCAACTGGCCCCCGGTGAGCGCTCCGCGTCCACCTCCAACCGCAACTTCGAGGGCCGGCAGGGCAAGGGCGGGCGGACCCACCTGGTCTCCCCGCAGGTGGCCGCCGCCACCGCGGTGCTGGGCCACCTGGCCTCTCCCGCCGACCTGTCCGACGCCAACGCGACCGCCGGAGTCTGAGAACCATGGAAGCCTTCACCACCCACACCGGCCGGGCCGTCCCGCTGCGCCGCAGCAACGTCGACACCGACCAGATCATCCCGGCCCACTGGCTGAAGAAGATCACCCGCGACGGGTTCGAGGACGGGCTCTTCGAGGCCTGGCGCAAGGACCCCGAGTTCATCACGAACCGCCCGGAGCGTCAGGGCGCGACCGTGCTCGTCGCCGGCCCCGACTTCGGTACCGGCTCCTCGCGCGAGCACGCCGTCTGGGCCCTGCAGAACTTCGGGTTCAAGACGGTCATCTCCTCCCGCTTCGCCGACATCTTCCGCGGCAACTCGCTGAAGAACGGTCTGCTGACGGTGGTCCTGCCGCAGGAGACCGTCGACCGGCTGTGGGAGCTGACCGAGGCCGACCCGACCGCCGAGGTGACGGTCGACCTGGTCGCCCGCCAGGTCCGCGCGGCGGGAATCGAGGCGGAGTTCGAACTCGACGACAACGCCCGCTGGCGCCTGCTGGAGGGCCTGGACGACATCTCGCTCACCCTTCAGAACGAAGCGGACATCGCCACGTACGAAAGCGTCCGCCCGAGCTACAAGCCGCGTACGATTCGGGCCTGATTCCGGCCTGATCAGCGCTTATTCACCCTTGGGTGATCACATCGACAACACTGTGCCCCCCGCCTTCCGGCGGGGGGCACAGCCGTGTGTTGAGGCCCCGTGAGGCGACAACTCGCCCCAGATGGCACAATCTGTGCATGGAACGCGACAGTCAACTTGAGCTCTACGAACTCGTCGCGGACCGGCTGAAAGAAGCACACACAAGGGTGCGCACACTGCAAGTCCCGGAGGGCGTAAGGATGGCGCTGTCCCGGAAGCTGTTGGTCGTCACGGCCGCGGCGAAGCACGATCTCGCCGATGCGGCAAGGCGCCTGGACAGGTTGATGAAGGACCTCGACGAGGGTCGATTCCCTGAAGGCGACTGATGCGAAGGAACTCCGTAACGGCCTACACCGTTGCGGCACTAGGGTGATTAGCCCGTTTCGTGTTTGATTTGCGGTATATATCCGCCTAACGTGCGAAATAAGCTTGAACACATTCGTTCTGGCGAAGTCTCCGAAGGGGAAGACGTGAACAAGGCGCAGCTCGTAGAAGCGATTGCCGACAAGCTGGGCGGCCGCCAGCAGGCCGCGGACGCTGTCGACGCGGTACTGGACGCGATGGTCCGCGCTGTGGTCGCGGGCGACCGGGTGTCGGTCACGGGCTTCGGCTCGTTCGAGAAGGTCGACCGCCCGGCCCGCTACGCCCGCAACCCGCAGACGGGTGAGCGCGTCCGGGTCAAGAAGACCTCGGTTCCCCGCTTCCGTGCGGGTCAGGGCTTCAAGGACCTGGTCGCGGGCACCAAGAAGCTGCCCAAGGGCGGCGAGGTGTCGGTGAAGAAGGCGCCCAAGGGCAGCCTCACCGGCGGTGCTTCCGCGACGGTCAAGAAGGCCGTGGCCAAGAAGGCCACCACCGCCAAGAGGGCGGCGGCGAAGACCGCGGTCGCCAAGAAGACCACCGCCAAGAAGGTCGCCACCGCCAAGAAGGTGGTCGCCAAGACCGCCGCGGCGAAGAAGACCACGGCGACGACGGCGAAGACCACCGCCGCGGCCAAGAAGGCCGCGACGACGGCGAAGAAGACCACCGCCACCGCCAAGAAGACGGCTCCGGCGGCCAAGAAGGCCACCGCGAAGACCACGGCGCCCGCCAAGAAGGCGACGGCGCGCAAGACCACCGCGAAGAAGACCACGGCCCGCAAGAAGTAAGGCCACGAGTCACACACGCCGGGCCGGCTTCCCCTCCTGGGGAAGCCGGCCCGCGGTGCTGTTCGTACAGGTCAGAAGGTCTGCAGGGTGATCAGTGTGATCCGCAGCCCCGGCCCCTCGCCGTCCGTCTCGATCCGGACCCGCTGCCCGGGGCGCAGCAGACGCAAGCCGCCCGCGTCGAAGGCCGGGGCCTCGAAGGGCACCGGGGTGCCGTCGTCCAGCAACACACTGCCGCTGCGGGTCTGGGAGTCGTACGTGTACGCGGTCGCCTGCATACGGGCACTGTATCGGGCCGTGTGACGGCCCACACCGAGGGCGAGGGCCATTCGCAGATCCGCGGCCGTGTCCACGTCCCGGCGCACGCTCTCGACCCCCGCGAGCGCTATTTCCGCGGCCCCCGACGCCGAATGCCGGGCCCGCGACGGGCCCCCGAACGAGGGTGCCAATTCCACGTCCGGAGCAGCGGAAAGCAGAGTCGTGCCGATTCCCGCCGCATCCGCCAGAAATGCCCGGGGAAATGCGGAGGCGGCTTCGAGCACGCGTAGCAATTCCGGCGGCCGCAGTGCGGGGAGATCCGCGTTCATCGCGGCCACCGCCGCCCCCGGCCGGAGCGCGCGGACCGCCCGCGCACCGTGGGCCAGCGCCGCGTTGAGCCCCGCCGCCGGCGCATCGGGCACGATCCGCGCCCCCAGTCGCGCCAGTTCCGCGCCGGCCCGTGCGTCGTCCGTGACGACCACCACATCGGCCACTGCCCCGCAGGCCAGCGCCCCCGCCACGGTGTCCTGCGCGAACGCCAGCGCGAGCGCGGGGCGGGACGCCCCGACGGCCGCCGCGAGACGGCTCTTGGCCACCGCCAGGGGCTTCAGCGGGACCACCAGACTCCAGACCGCGTTCGTGGCGGACCCCTTCCCTCCGGTGCGTGTCCGTACATGCGTGGACCATGGTCGGGTCATGACCGGGTCATGCGTCGGCCCATTGTCGCCTCTGCCCGGTCGACCCGGAGGTCCGGTGCTCCGGGCGGGGCGTACGGTGTTCTCGACAGAGACCGGACCGGAGGCCACACTTGTCCGGCCGACGAGGTGCCCAAGCTCCCCCAGCTACCGCCGGGAGGTACCCCCACGCACCGGTCCCAGAGGAAGGTGTACGAGTGTCCCGCCGCAGAATCGGCTTCTGGTACCGCCTGGCGGCGGTCATCGCAAAACCGCCGCTGGTCGTGCTCTTCAAGCGGGACTGGCGGGGAATGGATCACATTCCGGCCGAAGGCGGGTTTATCACGGCCGTCAATCACAACTCGTATCTGGACCCGCTCTCGTACGCGCACTTCCAGTACAACAGCGGCCGGGTGCCCCGATTGCTCGCCAAGGCGGCCCTCTTCAAGGTCCCCATTGTCGGCGCGATCCTGCACGGCTCCGGCCAGATCCCGGTCTACCGCGAGACCACCAACGCCCTGGACGCATTCCGGGCCGCCGTGGACGCGATCGAGCGCGGCGAATGCGTGGCCTTTTATCCGGAAGGCACCCTCACCCGCGATCCGGACATGTGGCCGATGGCCGGCAAGACCGGCGCCGCGCGGGTGGCGCTGATGACCAAGGCCCCCGTCATTCCGGTGGCCCAGTGGGGCGCCAATCTGGCGATGCCGCCCTACGCCAAGGAGGAGAAGGTCAAGCTGTTCCCGCGCAAGACCCTCCAGGTGCTCGCCGGACCTCCTGTCGACCTCTCCGAGTTCTACGACCGGGAGCCCACTCCCGACGTGCTCAAGGAGGCCACCGAAACCATCATGGCGGCCATCACCGTGCTGCTGGAAGAGCTGCGCGGCGAGAAGGCGCCCGAGCAGCCGTACGACCATCGCAGGGCCAGGGCGGATCAGCGGCGCAAGGCCGCGGGGGAGGACCAGAAGTGACACGTCCCGTGAAGGCGGCCGTCTTCGGAACCGGCTCCTGGGGCACGGCCTTCGGCATGGTGCTCGCCGACGCAGGCTGCGAGGTGACCCTCTGGGGCCGCCGCCGCGAGGTCGTCGACGCCATCAACACCGGCCGGACCAACCCGGACTACTTCCCGGACGTCGAACTCCCCGCGAACATGCGCGCCACCACCGACCCGGCCGAGGCCGCGCGCGGCGCCGATTTCGCGGTCCTCGCCATCCCTTCCCAGACCCTGCGCGGCAACCTCGCCGAATGGGCCCCGCTGCTGCCCGCCGACGCCGTCCTCGTCTCCCTGATGAAGGGCATCGAACTCGGCAGCGCGAAGCGGATGAGCGAGGTCATCGAGGAGGTGGCCAAGGTCCCCGCCGAGCGCGTCGCCGTCGTCACCGGCCCCAACCTGGCCCGTGAGATCGCCGCCCGGCAGCCCGCCGCAGCCGTCGTCGCCTGCTCCGACGAGGCCGTCGCGCAGCGCCTCCAGACGGCCTGCCACACCCCGTACTTCCGCCCGTACACCAGCACCGACGTCATCGGCTGCGAGCTGGGCGGCGCCGTCAAGAACGTCATCGGCCTCGCCGTCGGCATCGCCGACGGCATGGGCCTGGGCGACAACACCAAGGGTTCGCTCATCACCCGCGGACTCGCCGAAGCGACCCGGCTGGGCCTGGCGATGGGCGCCGATCCGCTGACCTTCTCCGGTCTCGCGGGCCTCGGCGACCTCGTCGCCACCTGCTCCTCGCCGCTCTCCCGGAACCACACCTTCGGCACCAACCTCGGCCGCGGAATGACCCTTGAGGAGACCATCGCGGTCACCAAGCAGACCGCCGAGGGCGTCAAGTCCTGCGAGTCGGTGGCCGATCTGGCCCGCCGCCACGGGGTGGACATGCCGATCACCGACACCGTCGTCGACATCGTCCACCACGGCAAGCCGCCGCTGGTCGCACTGAAGGAACTGATGGGGCGCAGCGCCAAACCGGAACGCCGCTGACTCCTTTCCGGACGTCCGAGCGGGTATCGTCGTGGCGATATGAGCAGCGAGAACCTCCCCCAGACCCCTGAGCAGCAGGGCCGCAAGCCCCGCGTGGCCGTCGTGTTCGGCGGCCGCAGCTCGGAACACGCCATCTCGGTCGTCACCGCGGGCGCCGTGCTGCGCTCCATCGACCGGTCCAAGTACGAGGTGCTGCCCATCGGCATCACCACGGACGGCCGGTGGGCGCTGACCGCCGACGAGCCCGCGCGCATGGCCATCGCCGACCGCAAGCTCCCGAGCGTCGAGGAGCTGGCGGACTCCGCGGACGGCGCCGTCGTGCTCTCCGTCGATCCGGCCAACCGCGAGGTCGTCTACACCGAGCCCGGAGCCGTTCCCAAGGCCCTGGGCGAGGTCGACGTCGTCTTCCCGATGCTGCACGGCCCGTACGGCGAGGACGGCACCCTGCAGGGCCTCCTGGAGCTCTCCGGCATCCCGTACGTCGGCTCGGGCGTCCTCGCCTCCGCCGTCGGCCAGGACAAGGAGTACATGAAGCGCGTCTTCACCTCCTTCGGCCTCCCCGTCGGCCCGTACGTGACCATCCGCCCCCGCGAGTGGGACGCCGACCGGGACGCCGCCCGCGGCCGGATCCTGGACTTCGCCGGCGAGCACGGCTGGCCGCTCTTCATCAAGCCCGCCCGGGCCGGCTCCTCCATCGGCATCACCAAGGTCGACGACGCCTCCGGCCTGGACGCGGCGATCCGCGAGGCCCAGCGTCACGACCCGAAGATCATCGTGGAGGCGCTGCTGCGCGGCCGCGAGATCGAGTGCGGGGTGCTGGAGTTCGAGGACGGGCCGCGCGCCAGCGTGCCCGCCGAGATCCCGCCGGTCTCCAGCCACGACTTCTACGACTTCGAGGCGAAGTACATCGACTCCGCCTCCGGAATCGTGCCCGCGCCGCTCACCCCGGAGCAGACCGCCGAGGTGCAGCGGCTCGCGATCGAGGCGTACGACGCCGCGTCCTGCGAGGGTCTGGTGCGCGCCGACTTCTTCCTCACCGAGGACGGCACCTTCGTCATCAACGAGATCAACACCATGCCGGGCTTCACCCCGATCTCCATGTACCCGCGGATGTGGAAGGAGTCGGGCATCGAGTACCCGGAGCTGGTGGACCGCCTGATCCAGGCGGCCCTGACCCGCTCCACCGGGCTGCGCTAGCCCGCGGACCCAGCGCGAAACGCCGACCGCCCGCCGGGATTCCCGGCGGGCGGTCGGTTGCGAAACGGGGGGCGGCGGGGGAGCGGCCGGGGGCCGTCAATACGACGCGATGCCCTCGGGGACGGTCTTGGCCACGACCGCGGACAGTCCGACCAGCATCCCCGCATCCGTGAAATGCTCCTTGTCGACCCGGACCTCCGTGTACGCGAGGCGCAGCCCGGTGATGAAGCGGTACCCCCCGCCGGCGCTGTCGGGGAGCTTCTGCGACAGCCACTGGACGCCGTTGACCTCGATGCCGTCCAGCTTCGGATCGGCCATCTCGGGAGGCTTGGGGATACCGCACCGCAGTACGATCGCCGAGCCGCCCCACGCGGCGGTCAGATCCGACTTCGGTGCGGAACCGGACCGCTCCAGGCCGGCCACCGTCTCCGGGAGTTCCTTGTGCAGTGCTGCACAGAACCCCGCGACGTCGGCGGGCGGCGTGGGCGGCGGATCCACTCGGGCTTCGGAATCACCCGGCGTACAGCCCGCGAGGGCCAGTACGACGGCCAGCACGGACAGGGTGGGTATACGGACGGGCCGGCGGTGTGTGGACATCACCGGCCAAGAGTAGACGGGGGCTACAGATGGACCACCGGGCAGGTCAAGGTGCGGGTGATGCCCTCCACCTGCTGGACCTTGGCGACGACCATGCGGCCGAGCTCGTCCACGGTGTCTGCTTGGGCGCGCACGATCACGTCGTACGGACCCGTCACGTCCTCGGCCTGGATCACCCCCGCGATCTGGCTGATGGACTCGGCGACGAACGACGCCTTGCCCACCTCGGTCTGGATAAGGATGTACGCCTGTACCACGGAACCTCCAGGGCGGCCACGAGGATCGATTCCCCTAACCTTCGGGTGGGCCCGGGGATTCGGACGGGCCCGGGGAAGAAGGGACGCCACGGTACCGCGTTGCCGAGCACCACGGGGAGACCCGGGGGCACGGCGCCACGCACGGCGGGGCGTACGGAGAGCAGAAGTTGACGTATCTGTTGACGGTACCCAGAGCTGTGACGGCTCGCGACCGCAAGCGGACTGGGCAAGAAGGGGCACAGCGATGAAGGGCACTGTGGGCGAGCTGGGGGAGTTCGGGCTCATTCGAGAGCTCACCTCACGGCTCACCACCACCCCGGCGGTCCGGCTCGGACCGGGCGACGACGCCGCGGTCGTGTCGGCCCCCGACCGGCGGGTCGTGGCGAGCACCGACATCCTGCTGGAAGGCAGGCACTTCCGGCGCGACTGGTCCACGGCGTACGACGTCGGCCGCAAGGCCGCCGCACAGAACCTCGCCGACATCGC contains these protein-coding regions:
- a CDS encoding D-alanine--D-alanine ligase family protein, with the protein product MSSENLPQTPEQQGRKPRVAVVFGGRSSEHAISVVTAGAVLRSIDRSKYEVLPIGITTDGRWALTADEPARMAIADRKLPSVEELADSADGAVVLSVDPANREVVYTEPGAVPKALGEVDVVFPMLHGPYGEDGTLQGLLELSGIPYVGSGVLASAVGQDKEYMKRVFTSFGLPVGPYVTIRPREWDADRDAARGRILDFAGEHGWPLFIKPARAGSSIGITKVDDASGLDAAIREAQRHDPKIIVEALLRGREIECGVLEFEDGPRASVPAEIPPVSSHDFYDFEAKYIDSASGIVPAPLTPEQTAEVQRLAIEAYDAASCEGLVRADFFLTEDGTFVINEINTMPGFTPISMYPRMWKESGIEYPELVDRLIQAALTRSTGLR
- a CDS encoding Lrp/AsnC ligand binding domain-containing protein, whose amino-acid sequence is MVQAYILIQTEVGKASFVAESISQIAGVIQAEDVTGPYDVIVRAQADTVDELGRMVVAKVQQVEGITRTLTCPVVHL
- the leuD gene encoding 3-isopropylmalate dehydratase small subunit, yielding MEAFTTHTGRAVPLRRSNVDTDQIIPAHWLKKITRDGFEDGLFEAWRKDPEFITNRPERQGATVLVAGPDFGTGSSREHAVWALQNFGFKTVISSRFADIFRGNSLKNGLLTVVLPQETVDRLWELTEADPTAEVTVDLVARQVRAAGIEAEFELDDNARWRLLEGLDDISLTLQNEADIATYESVRPSYKPRTIRA
- a CDS encoding HU family DNA-binding protein; translation: MNKAQLVEAIADKLGGRQQAADAVDAVLDAMVRAVVAGDRVSVTGFGSFEKVDRPARYARNPQTGERVRVKKTSVPRFRAGQGFKDLVAGTKKLPKGGEVSVKKAPKGSLTGGASATVKKAVAKKATTAKRAAAKTAVAKKTTAKKVATAKKVVAKTAAAKKTTATTAKTTAAAKKAATTAKKTTATAKKTAPAAKKATAKTTAPAKKATARKTTAKKTTARKK
- a CDS encoding lysophospholipid acyltransferase family protein, which translates into the protein MSRRRIGFWYRLAAVIAKPPLVVLFKRDWRGMDHIPAEGGFITAVNHNSYLDPLSYAHFQYNSGRVPRLLAKAALFKVPIVGAILHGSGQIPVYRETTNALDAFRAAVDAIERGECVAFYPEGTLTRDPDMWPMAGKTGAARVALMTKAPVIPVAQWGANLAMPPYAKEEKVKLFPRKTLQVLAGPPVDLSEFYDREPTPDVLKEATETIMAAITVLLEELRGEKAPEQPYDHRRARADQRRKAAGEDQK
- a CDS encoding DUF3515 domain-containing protein: MSTHRRPVRIPTLSVLAVVLALAGCTPGDSEARVDPPPTPPADVAGFCAALHKELPETVAGLERSGSAPKSDLTAAWGGSAIVLRCGIPKPPEMADPKLDGIEVNGVQWLSQKLPDSAGGGYRFITGLRLAYTEVRVDKEHFTDAGMLVGLSAVVAKTVPEGIASY
- a CDS encoding NAD(P)H-dependent glycerol-3-phosphate dehydrogenase, coding for MTRPVKAAVFGTGSWGTAFGMVLADAGCEVTLWGRRREVVDAINTGRTNPDYFPDVELPANMRATTDPAEAARGADFAVLAIPSQTLRGNLAEWAPLLPADAVLVSLMKGIELGSAKRMSEVIEEVAKVPAERVAVVTGPNLAREIAARQPAAAVVACSDEAVAQRLQTACHTPYFRPYTSTDVIGCELGGAVKNVIGLAVGIADGMGLGDNTKGSLITRGLAEATRLGLAMGADPLTFSGLAGLGDLVATCSSPLSRNHTFGTNLGRGMTLEETIAVTKQTAEGVKSCESVADLARRHGVDMPITDTVVDIVHHGKPPLVALKELMGRSAKPERR
- the leuC gene encoding 3-isopropylmalate dehydratase large subunit, with translation MGRTLAEKVWDDHVVRRAEGEPDLLFIDLHLLHEVTSPQAFEGLRQAGRKVRRLDLTIATEDHNTPTLDIDKPIADPVSRAQLETLRKNCAEFGVRLHSLGDVEQGVVHVVGPQLGLTQPGTTVVCGDSHTSTHGAFGALAFGIGTSQVEHVLATQTLPLARPKTMAITVTGALAEGVTAKDLILAIIAKIGTGGGQGYILEYRGEAIEKLSMEARMTICNMSIEAGARAGMIAPDQTTFDYLQGRDHAPVGEDWDAAVAYWQTLRTDEDAAFDAEVVIDGAALSPFVTWGTNPGQGAPLSANVPDPASYEDASERLAAEKALEYMGLTAGQPLRDIKVDTVFVGSCTNGRIEDLRAVAGIIGGRKVADGVRMLVVPGSVRVALQAVEEGLDKVFKEAGAEWRHAGCSMCLGMNPDQLAPGERSASTSNRNFEGRQGKGGRTHLVSPQVAAATAVLGHLASPADLSDANATAGV